A portion of the Fibrobacter sp. genome contains these proteins:
- a CDS encoding DUF2294 domain-containing protein, with the protein MIRGTLKKSKGQLEAEISDALTRFEKEHMGRGPLEIRTYIVDDMVIVRLKGVLTKAELNLVKSDRNVRARELIKQVRIELIENGRSLLEDMIKGITRRKIRSLHTDVSTITGEKLIVFSLDRAPEIG; encoded by the coding sequence ATGATAAGGGGAACATTGAAAAAAAGTAAAGGACAACTTGAAGCGGAGATCTCCGATGCTCTTACTCGTTTTGAAAAGGAGCACATGGGGCGGGGACCGCTTGAAATAAGGACTTATATTGTCGATGACATGGTCATTGTCAGGCTTAAAGGCGTGCTTACTAAAGCGGAACTGAATCTGGTAAAATCAGATCGTAATGTTCGTGCCAGAGAATTGATTAAACAGGTACGGATAGAACTCATCGAAAACGGGCGCTCATTGCTCGAGGATATGATTAAAGGAATCACTCGCCGTAAAATCAGAAGCCTGCATACGGATGTAAGTACTATTACTGGTGAAAAACTGATTGTTTTTTCATTGGATCGGGCCCCGGAGATAGGATAA